GCGGAGATTTAGGGCGATCGCAGTGGCTTGAGCATGTTTCCACACATTGGTCAGTGCTTCTTGAGCGATGCGATACAGGACGGTCTGAACAGGTGCAGGAATAGGCGCGTCAAGCTGTATGTGGAAGGTGGGTTGAATGCCTATTGTTTGCTGCGTTGTTTTGAGCAGAGCGGCGATCGCCTCTTCCAACGACTGCTGAGCTAAGGGATCGCGACGAATAGATGCCACCGATTGACGCACATCCTGCAGGCTGGTGGAACCGAGGCGCTTGGCCTCCTGTAGGAACTGTTGGGCTTGGGGCGGATCGCGCTGCCAGAGCTTAATGGCTCCTTCGAGCTGAATATTTAGAGCGGTGAGGGAATGTCCTAGGGAGTCGTGGATATCCCGAGCGATGCGATTGCGTTCCTGGGTCATGGCTAGATCTTCCACCTGCAGGGCATAGTCTCGCAGGCGTTGATTGGCAAGCACCAACTGTTCTCGACTGTGGCGCTCGGCCAAGAGAGCATTCACCATCAGCAAGACAAAGAGCAGCACCAGGGCAAAGAGCACCATGATCGTCAGAGATGCCGTGCCCAGCAAACCACGAATCCGTTCTTGCCCCCGCAACGGTAAATCCAGTTGTCCCAAACGCAGATGCAACAGGGCTGCAAATAACCCGTAGGTCAGACCACTGACTATCAACCGTCCTTGGATGGAAAACATCAAACAACTGCGGATGATCACCACCAGGTAGAGCAGTGGAAATAGCCGCATTCGATGGAAACTCATGCTGGGTGTAAGCAGGATCAGACCAAATTCAAGGGCAGTATAGGCAATTTTTGCCCAAGGACGGGCGGGCAAGCGAATCCCCATTAGGCCAATTATCAAGGTGCTAACTAAACCCAGGAGAGACGGTGATCCGTGACTATGGCCAGGGCCATGGGATGGAGCTAGTTGACTCAAGAGGGCGATCGCCACTAATCCCCACTCTAGGAACAACAAAAAGCGGAACGGATGATTGCGGAGGTGAATGGCTTGCGACATCTGAGATTAAGGCAGCTTAGCTGAGGGTAGGCAAGGAGACTCCTAGGTGCAGACCACTGGATCTTCTTTCAAGGAACCTCATGCTAGATCGATCAGGGCACACCGTTCTGACCGATCGTTAATCTCAGGTGTAGCGTAGTTTTGCCGCTAGAACCTATGACTTTTTTCCTACTGTGATCGTGACGTTGGACGGACGACGGTCTGCTAGTGGAGTTTTTAAGATCAAGGTATCTCAGCTAGACAAAGTTGGGGTTCTCAATCGTATATGAACTTGGAGAAAGATGATGATTCGTCCCAAAGTATGGATAATTGCTAGTTTAATTGGTGTGGTCGGGCTAGGGGGCACGGCGGCGATCGCTCAGCGTTCGGGGGGTGGCCTGGGTGGCGGACTAGGACATGGGGGTGGCCCAGGACTCCTGAGTCCCTATCATACTGAGATTGTAGAGCAGTTAGATCTATCTGCGGAGCAGCAAGCTGATATTGAGGCACTTCGCTCTCAAGTGCGCACCCAAGTTGAAGCCGTGCTCACGCCTGATCAACAAACACAACTGAGCACAGCATTTGATAGCGGTGAAGTTTTTGGCGTCCTTCGCGATCTTGATTTAGATGCCGACCAGCGGGATCAGCTTCGATCCATTATGTGGTCAGCCCATGATCAGGCGTCCACTATCCTCACGGATGCTCAACGGGATGAATTGCGCACGATGATGCACGATCGCATGGGCAATCATCAAGGGCAGCGTCGAGATCGTTACCGGGATGGATCCTGCTCAGGGGGGGGAGGGCAGCCGCGCAATCCAAACAATCAAATGAGTCAATAAGCGTCGAGGCTGGTTGACGAACAAAACTGAACACCCTCACCCCAAACCCCTTTCCCAGAGCAGGCTACTGTGTATACATAAGTCCTGAAACCTTTGCTGTTCAGGCTTTCCCCTCATCCTCCAGCCCCTTCTCCCGCCCTGGGAGAAGGGGAGCCGGAAAGCCTTATCTATTCTTCCTCTTGCCCATGTTTTGGAGAGGGAACCTGAGGGGGTGAGGGCCGAGATGTGTATACACAGTAGCCAAGAGCAAGAGAGGGGTTTTGAAAGTATCTGCAACCTTATGGCGCCCCAGAGTGGGAGAAGGGACTCGGAGACAAGGGAAAAGACTTGTCTGTCAATCCGGTATTGAGGCCTAGTGCGATCGCCTTTTGACCTGCAGTACATCTACATCTGCAGCGAATCTAAATCTAAAGTTATGGACAAACCTTGCGGGGGTTGTCCATTTTTCATGATGGAGGTCAAAACATCAGGGGAGAGCACTTTGTTCCTTGGGTGGAGAGCCATCAAACCGCTCGATCGAAGACAGCATGGGCGATCGCCATTCGCTACAACGATCCTAGATTACGCGATCATGCGGATTGACAGAGGCAACTTCCATAGAAAGGGGATATAAAGATCGGCAATATGGCTGAATAAAATCATAGACTTGATGCAACGCTTCTGCCCTGTGGGTCGCTAAGGTGGAGAGACCATTCCTGAACAGTCTTCATGGGTAATACCCGCCCTTCCATCTAGCTCCAATATCTGATTTGGGGCAAGCTAGATTGGGAGATTGTGAAGTCTACCTGTCATCCCGTCGTCACTCATCAAGTCAACTCCCTTCAAGCAGATGGGATCCCCATGGATGTTGAGATTGCGTGATAGACGTCGGCATTCATCATGTCGGCGATCGCATCGCGCTCAACCCTAGTCTGTTTCGATAGTTTGCATAGTCTTCCCGCTCGGAAAAGCAATTTTCATGATTAGATTTGCTACGCTGGTGGGTGAGGTTAACGGCCATAGAGCGTCGGCAGCGCTAGAATCGGTTTAGTCCGTGTTCCTGAAGCGTGAACTGGCCGACTTTATAATGGTCTACACCTCAGCCACTGCCATCGATCGTGGCATTGAGAATGCAAGAGCGGATAACGATATAGACTCTGTTGGCGCAAAGAGAGGCGATCGCCTCGATCTGAGTCTGGCCCATGGGTCAGTCCAGTGAAATGCATGATTTTTAATTGACGATAAGTGATTTACGTTCAGAATTGACGCTGATAGTTTTGATTTAAGGAGCATGAGGAGCACGGCATGACTCAGGCTAACAACGTACTTGAAACGATTGAACAGCCAGCCAATGAGCTAGATCTCCTACTGGGTGGAGAGCAAGAAAGCGATGGCATGTATGACGAACCAATAGAAGATGAGGAAGATGCGAAGGTTGCCAAAGGCAAAACCACTCGTCGTCGTACCCAGTCTAAGAAAAAGCACTACACCGAAGACTCGATTCGGCTGTATTTGCAAGAAATTGGACGAATTCGCCTACTGCGGGCTGATGAAGAAATTGAGTTGGCACGGAAGATTGCTGATCTGTTGGAGCTAGAGCGCATCCGCGAGAAGCTGATGGACGACCTTGCCCGTGAGCCAGCCGATCACGAATGGGCCAAGGCTGTAGACATGGAACTTCCCAAGTTCCGGCAGCGGCTGCACCTTGGGCGACGTGCCAAGGACAAAATGGTGCAATCGAACCTACGGCTTGTGGTGTCGATCGCCAAGAAATATATGAACCGAGGCCTATCATTTCAGGATCTGATCCAAGAAGGTAGCTTAGGGTTGATTCGGGCCGCTGAGAAATTTGATCACGAAAAGGGATACAAATTCTCGACCTATGCCACCTGGTGGATCCGGCAGGCCATCACGCGGGCGATCGCCGATCAATCGAGAACCATCCGTCTTCCTGTTCACCTATACGAGACCATTTCTCGCATAAAGAAAACCACCAAGCTGCTGTCTCAAGAAATGGGACGCAAGCCAACAGAGGAAGAGATCGCCACTCGCATGGAAATGACCATCGAGAAGCTGCGGTTTATTGCCAAATCTGCTCAGCTTCCCATCTCCTTAGAAACACCCATTGGTAAGGAAGAAGACTCACGTCTGGGCGACTTCATTGAGTCTGATGGGGAAACCCCAGAGGATCAAGTCTCCAAGAGTCTCCTGCGGGAAGATCTAGAGGGTGTTTTGGGTACCCTCAGCCCTCGGGAGCGCGATGTGTTGCGCCTCCGCTATGGGTTGGATGATGGACGGATGAAGACCCTAGAGGAAATCGGTCAAATCTTCAACGTAACTCGGGAGCGCATTCGCCAAATTGAAGCGAAGGCTCTGCGGAAGCTCCGCCATCCCAATCGCAACAGCGTCTTGAAGGAATATATCCGTTAGTCACCGATAACTGGACGAGGGGAAGCTAGGCTTCCTCTCTGATTCCTAGATTGACCTACCCAGCTCGGTAGGTTTTTTTGTCCCGATTCGTCTGGCTTCTGGGCAGTTCTACGCCCCTCGTTTAGGATGGAACAATCGGACCCCCTTTCTCCGCTGGACTAATTTCCCCCTGGTATGGCAACTTCAAAACTCAGACAACTTGGTGCCTATCTACGTCCCTATTGGCAGAAATCAGCCGTAGGGGTTGGAGCATTATTCATCGTCAATGCGATTGGGGCCTATATTCCCCAACTCATTAAAAATGGCATTGATGAACTACAAGTCACCTTTAGTTTCGATCGCGTCGTCTTTTATGCAGTCCTCACGCTCGTGCTAGCCACCGTCATGTGGGGGGTGCGGATGGTGTCGCGCATCACCCTGTTTGGCGTGGGTCGGCAGGTGGAATTTGATCTCAAGCAGCGCATTTTCGATCATCTACTCACCCTAGAACCGAGCTATTTTTCTCGAAATCCAGCCGGTGATCTAATCAGCCGTTCCACTAGTGACGTTGATAATATCCGACGCTTGGTGGGCTTTGCGGTATTGAGTTTAGCTAATACGATATTTGCCTATGCGCTAACGCTGCCGTTTATGTTGGCGATTAGCTGGAAAATTACGCTATTAGCGATCGCGGTTTATCCCATCCTGTTTT
This genomic stretch from Candidatus Obscuribacterales bacterium harbors:
- the rpoD gene encoding RNA polymerase sigma factor RpoD; this translates as MTQANNVLETIEQPANELDLLLGGEQESDGMYDEPIEDEEDAKVAKGKTTRRRTQSKKKHYTEDSIRLYLQEIGRIRLLRADEEIELARKIADLLELERIREKLMDDLAREPADHEWAKAVDMELPKFRQRLHLGRRAKDKMVQSNLRLVVSIAKKYMNRGLSFQDLIQEGSLGLIRAAEKFDHEKGYKFSTYATWWIRQAITRAIADQSRTIRLPVHLYETISRIKKTTKLLSQEMGRKPTEEEIATRMEMTIEKLRFIAKSAQLPISLETPIGKEEDSRLGDFIESDGETPEDQVSKSLLREDLEGVLGTLSPRERDVLRLRYGLDDGRMKTLEEIGQIFNVTRERIRQIEAKALRKLRHPNRNSVLKEYIR
- a CDS encoding histidine kinase, whose amino-acid sequence is MSQAIHLRNHPFRFLLFLEWGLVAIALLSQLAPSHGPGHSHGSPSLLGLVSTLIIGLMGIRLPARPWAKIAYTALEFGLILLTPSMSFHRMRLFPLLYLVVIIRSCLMFSIQGRLIVSGLTYGLFAALLHLRLGQLDLPLRGQERIRGLLGTASLTIMVLFALVLLFVLLMVNALLAERHSREQLVLANQRLRDYALQVEDLAMTQERNRIARDIHDSLGHSLTALNIQLEGAIKLWQRDPPQAQQFLQEAKRLGSTSLQDVRQSVASIRRDPLAQQSLEEAIAALLKTTQQTIGIQPTFHIQLDAPIPAPVQTVLYRIAQEALTNVWKHAQATAIALNLR